The genomic interval AAGCTTTGTGCAGTTTGATATCAGGTTTTATGTGGTCGCGCTGTTGTTCATTATTTTTGACGTCGAAGTGGCGTTTTTTTTCCCCTGGGCCAATGTATTCGGCAAGTCGACGCAATTGATGGATCCGGGTCTGCCGATTGTTCAGGCGCAATCTTCCGGAAGC from Pirellulales bacterium carries:
- a CDS encoding NADH-quinone oxidoreductase subunit A, with translation MTTSTMIAGYLLLFVAFGFAFLFVNLVVGKFLRPKAPNPEKLEIYECGEPTIGSSFVQFDIRFYVVALLFIIFDVEVAFFFPWANVFGKSTQLMDPGLPIVQAQSSGS